The genomic interval GAAATCATGGCTACGGCCCAGGCGGATACGGAGGAAAAGAGAAAAGAGACAACAATGGTCAGCCCGAGGGAGATCAGGGCGAGAGTGGTCGCATGCGTCATGGAGGTGAGGACGGAAAATCGAAAATAGAGAAATGTGAGGAGTGCCACACCGAATCCCAGGAAGAGGACGGAGGACATCGGAATATCCCGTTCGGTCCGAACGGTCTCTCCATCCTTATCGGAGGCCCGTAACCGTGATAGCTGGCCCGCCATCTGACGGGTCGCCTGGAGAATCGTGGGCGACATTTTCAAAATGGAGATGAACCCCGCGGCAAAGATTCCACCGATCCCGATGTAGCGGACGTAATCAAAGAAGATTGTCTCCGCATCCATTGCCGCATAAGACGGGTTCAGGTGAGCAAAGAGAGGGATGAGGACCGCATAGGATAGAAAAGACCCTCCCATGATAATGGAGGCATAGCGTACGCCGATGATGTAACCGAGTCCCAGAATTGCCGCAGATGTGTTCAGGGCAAAGACAAATTTAATCTTATCCGTCACGGTATGAAGTGCCGGAACCAGGGAAGTCGTGAACGTGTCGCTCCAGGCTTTCAGGCCCAGGGCAAGGTAATCCAGAATAATACCAATCCCCAGGGAGTAGAGAAGAACTCGAGCCTGCTTTCCTCCCTGCTCACCCGAAACGAGAATCTCGGTTGTGGCGGTGGCTTCCGGGAAGGGCAGTTTGCCATGCATCTCCGCTACGAAATAGCGGCGAAAGGGAATCAGGAAGAGGACACCCAGGACCGCGCCCAGGAAGGGTACTAGGAAGATCTGAGTGAAGGTTGCCAGGGTCGATGAGCTTTCAAGTCCCAGGATGAAAATGGCCGGCATGACAAAGACCGAACCCCCGACAATGATTCCGGAAGTGGCGCCGATGGCGAGAATATTGACGTTTTCGAGAAGGGTACTGTGACGTTTCAGCATGGCGGAAAATCCCACGGCCAGAATGGAAATCGGTATGGCCGTTTCAATTCCCTGCCCCAGCTTGAGGGCGATATAGGCCGCAGCAGCCGAGAAGAGAACCGTCATGGCGATTCCAAAAGCAATGGACCTGGGAGTTACCTCGGGAATGTGGGTATCCGGGGAAATGATCGGCTGATAAACTTCTCCGGGTTTCAGTTCTCTGTAGGCATTTTCCGGCAGTTGCTTTGTTGTGCTCATTCGACCTCCCGATTGGAATGCTCGAAGTAGGATACCATGGTCGTCCATTCAGGGTTCATACTATGGAACGATCTTTCTCCTTGAAGCGGTGATTGGGGATGTGATACGATACCTGTGGAGGGCGCTTTGATACGATTGACCGAATTCTATACGGTCCTGGAAAGCCTTAGCGATAAGGAACGACAGGCCTGCCTGACATGGCTCCAGGAAAATACAAAGCATGGATCCATTGGTACCGACCGCCAGCTGGAAGCCTTTCTATCCCTCGCCAACAAGGTCAATCGCTCTTTTCACCTGGAAGCCATACTCCAGACCGGACTGCAGACCATTCTCCAGGTTCTCTCCTTTGATGCCGGTGCCATCTATCTCACTGATGAGGAACAGGGAGTCCTCACCCTTTCCTGTGCAAGAGGAATCCATGAAGATTATGCGGAGGCTATCCGTAAGTTCCAGCTCGGTCAGGCAATCGTGGGTAAGGTTGGCCAGACGGGGAAAAGCCTCTTTATCTCCAACCTGTCCGGCCATAACAGCGCCCTGGAACCAACACGCAGGAATGGACACCTGA from Thermoanaerobaculia bacterium carries:
- a CDS encoding oligopeptide transporter, OPT family codes for the protein MSTTKQLPENAYRELKPGEVYQPIISPDTHIPEVTPRSIAFGIAMTVLFSAAAAYIALKLGQGIETAIPISILAVGFSAMLKRHSTLLENVNILAIGATSGIIVGGSVFVMPAIFILGLESSSTLATFTQIFLVPFLGAVLGVLFLIPFRRYFVAEMHGKLPFPEATATTEILVSGEQGGKQARVLLYSLGIGIILDYLALGLKAWSDTFTTSLVPALHTVTDKIKFVFALNTSAAILGLGYIIGVRYASIIMGGSFLSYAVLIPLFAHLNPSYAAMDAETIFFDYVRYIGIGGIFAAGFISILKMSPTILQATRQMAGQLSRLRASDKDGETVRTERDIPMSSVLFLGFGVALLTFLYFRFSVLTSMTHATTLALISLGLTIVVSFLFSSVSAWAVAMISITPISGMTLTTLIISAVLLSALGLTGTSGMLGTLLIGGVVCTALSMAGSLVTQFKIGYWLGATPRQIQWSNIAASAISSVTVTAVIILFAKVYGYIPGPEHPAALAAPQANAMAAVIKSVMSEGAPWALYGLGAVIAIIIEMLGISGLAFALGMYLPIELNSPLLLGAIAAWMVQRSTRNEALSKLRNDKGILIASGLIAGGALAGVFDGIVKMAEDRFGFSFPSFSPAAGLANWLGLGVFLLLAVGVIYDCVRVRSED